One Ostrea edulis chromosome 6, xbOstEdul1.1, whole genome shotgun sequence genomic window, gtagtTACGAAAATGAAGGCAGGAGTAGAAAAGAAGATGAAAGTAGTAACGAAAACGAAGTTACAAGTAGAGGAAACAAAGGTAATGGAAGTAAAGAGAACAATAATGTTAATAGCGATAGAGAGGATTCCTTTGATCTTGGCGAGGATCAGTATCCACTACTAGCAAGACGGCTGTAtagaaaaatacagaaaatgaaGCTCTATGATGTTTTCAGGGGTcctgttttaaaaaatacccAGGTGTGTAATGCTTTTATTGCCGAGTTGAAGACAAAACCGTACGCAGAATTGAAGTCTTTATTTTTGCACCAAAAGAAACGCATAGATAAGATAGTGAGTAAACATGAAAGCATATTGGAGGAGAGCGAGGATACAGATCAGTGGGTTGAGAGAGAAATACAGAGGCTGCTTTTGGTTGAAAGAATGAATGAAACAAACGCATATGTTAGAGTGATTAGCTGGGTCATTTGTTATGGGCACAATGAGCTCCTAAAGTTCATTGCAGAACAAACTCGACAGCACCATGAAGGAGGTGAATTATTTATGATTACCAGAAATTCACAGCATGAACACACAGATAACAAAGGAGTAGAAATATCCGTAGTCACACATGCTTGATCAAATGACCAGTGCATCGATATTGATTCAGCTTCGGAGCAGATCAGATTACTTCTTCTGGGTTGTTATAGTGGTGATGTAGAAACACTCGAAATAATTCTATCTCATGTCAGCCTGCCATCAATTGATGGAACATATGAGAATAATGCAGACGATACTGATTGTTTGCCACTAAGATTTCCTATAACAGTTGCATGTATGCGGGGACATGCGGTGATGGCGCATAAGCTACTGAAGGCGGGTGCTAATGTCAATGTTCAAGATAGAAACGGAGACACACCACTGGTAGCTGCATGTCGTAAAGGAAATGTCGGTGTGATAGAAGTTCTAATGGAAGCAAAGgctgatttgaaaaaaaaatgatgaaaatggagACACACCCCTGGTAACTGCGTGTCGTGAAGGACATGTCGATGTGGTAAAATACCTACTGAAAGCAGGGGCTGATATCACAGAACAAGATAAATTTGGGCACACACCCTTGGTAACTGCATGTTTTCATGGACATATAAAAGTGGTGGAGGGGTTGGTTAAAGCGAAGGCTAATGTGAATCTTCAGGATGGAGAGGGAAACACACCATTGGTAGCTGCATGCCGTAAAGGACATGTCGGTGTGGTAGACGTTCTAGTGGAAGCAAAGGCTGATTTAAAGAAAAGCGATGCAAATGGAGACACATCCCTAGAAACTGCATGTTTTCATGGACATATAAGTGTGGTGGATGAGTTGGTTAAAGCGAAGGCTAATGTGAATCTTCAGGATGGAAATGGAAACACACCACTGGTAGCTGCATGTCGTAAAGGACATGTCGGTGTGGTAGAATTGCTAGTGAATGCTGGGGTTGATATCTACAAATATGATGAACATGGATACACACCACTGGTAACTGCGTGTCGTAGAGGACATGTCGGTGTGGTAGAAGTCCTAATGGCAGCAGGGGCTGATTTGAAGAAAAGTGATGAAAATGGATACACACCACTGGTAACTGCGTGTCATGAAGGACATGTAGATGTGGTAAAATACCTACTGAAATCAGGGGCTGATATCACAGAACGTGTCAAAGTTGGTCACACACCACTGGTAACTGCATGTTTTGATGGACATATAAGTGTAGTGGATGAGTTAGTAAAGGCGAAGGCTAATGTGAATCTTCAGGATGGAAAGGGAAACACACCATTGGTAAGTGCATGTCATAAAGGACATGCAAGTGTGGTAGAATTGCTAGTGAAAGCAGGGGCTGACATCAACAAAAGTGATAAATATGGGACAATACCACTAGTAGCTGCATGTTTGCATGGACACGCACGTGTGATGGATAAGCTGGTGGAATTAGGGGCTGACGTCAATCGAAAGCATGGGACTGGATACACACCTTTGGGATATGCGAGTTTTAAAGGACATGTGGATATGGTGAAAATGTTATTGAAATATGGCGCCGATATAAATCAACGGGATACAAAAGGAAGAACAGCATtagaaattgcaaataaaaataaaaataagaggGTGATAGAGGAGCTAGAGAAGGCTTTCATCAGTCATCAATCTCCTGAATAGAAGGACTGTATGCTGCAGCTCCATGTAAGAGAACATATGATGCTCGTTTGAATTTTGTAGCATTGGAGATAGCATAACAATatttatcacatgtttactcctttatccagtggatatcacccaTTAAATCTTAATTACTACACTATGTTTTCCTACACCGTTTGTAGGTCAAAGGCTCGGGGATAGAAAAGACAActctttgaaaataaatcatgtcAAACCACGAACCAGGGGAGATCCTGTATTCAATGACAGATAAATTTGATTGAAACTTGCACCATCCAAAAATATGCAACACATTCACacttttttgttttgaattttgtaaCGTAACATCAGATACTTCGAAATATTTTCCAGGAATGCGTTCTGCGAAAAATTATGACACCATAGTGAAGGAATCGGATGTCTAAAGAGAATACCGGGTTTTTACTGAGCCCAGAGATTACATTAACGGAATATGCGATGTCATTTGGGTCTCTTTAATTCATTAACAGTAATAGACGTAAATATATTCTGTTTCCCACCGAAAACATCAACGAATGTGTTAGTCTAGAATTATAGCATATTACATTGAAGTATGGCGAACATTTATTAGCTGTATTTcggatgatacatgtacaacaaacagAGGTTTTATAGGGTTAAACATATAGAGTTTTAAATTATGGCGAAATTGCAAACGATCTGTACCGTTGTATACTGCCTGCTAACGTCATGATAAAAATATCGATAAATCAGATGGATGTATCAAAGCGTTGTGGTGAAGAAATAGTTTTCTTGAACTCTTACTCGGGAATTTCAATGTATATTTCAGTTATCATAAAATGATTCTGTCACAACACAGGTAGTGCCCAACACTTTTCAAGAACTAAGTTGAGTAATCTGTTAATATCATgttgtattatataatatagCATAAGGTATGATATAAGgtattatatcatatatatatatatatatatatatatatatatatatatatatatataatcagatgaagatttcacatttattccaAAGCGCTTTCCAACTGAAGAGCCGTAGAGCGAAAGCACTTCAATATTTTACCTTTACCAAGGACTTATTTAATtctaatatatacattaatCTGTACCTGTATTTTTTATGTTGGTGTTGTTATATTGCAGTATAATTGTATTTCCAGCCATTTTGTATCAGCCAATTTCAACATATACCGTGTATCGTCATGTTTGAGCCTTACTTTGATTCATGTATAAGTCtatgttgttttattatcatacaGAGTTCCTACCCTTGGGCCTTTATTAGCTTCATGTATAAGTCGatgttgttttattatcatacaGAGTCCCTACCCTTGAGCCTTACTTAGATTCATGTATAAATCtatgttgttttattatcatacaGAGTTCCTCCCCCTTTAATCTTACTTAGATTCATGTATAAGACTATGTAGTTTTATCATACAGAGTTCCTCCCTTTGAGCCTTGCTTAGATTTATGTATATGTCtatgttgttttattatcatacaGAGTTCCTCCCCTTCTGCCTTACTTAGATTCATGTATTTAAGTCTATATGATTTTGTTCCTCCCCAAAATATAGTTTTTAATGTCTTCACATTTTtattaatgtttaaaatgtcaaaactctagattatttttatttcaagtgtagcaaaaattgtatttataattGTTAATAATATTGATGGTGGAAAAATGTTACACAGCTGATATGATGGATTACTGATGTTTGATTATTATACATGATTATCAATCTTAATATTACGTGGCAACAACAACGTAATGATGAGTGTGTGTATTATGTATtactgaaataaaatgtttatgtatGGCTTTATCGTGTTCatagtttattttcaaaaccactgacaattttccttttaaaattcCCCCTTTACTGCACACGATGATGAGTCATTAGGTTATAATACAATGctgaaaggggaagataacaatgattaatctcataaatcctataataaatACAACAATAATAGTAGGTCAAACACTGACCCTTGAAAGCACTAGAGGTAGGATCTAATACGATTCTAATGGAAATATAAGCCATTTCAAATATTGGGTGGACATTCACCCTGCTATTGAGAAAGAAAAATagagaaataatatattataatagtgttatttaaagatatgtcaGCTTGGTATAATCAAGAATTGGATAATTGTAGATGATGAAAAAGAAGACTACGATGCACTGGATTCCCTTTCATGGGCGATTAGCCTCGTATTGAATCCCGTGCGTGTGCTTTTcgttatttattttgtatgtgtgataccggtatatccagggctccgtgtttgccctactcttacatttgtatgtgtgataccggtatatccagggctccgtgtttgccccactcTTACTTTTGTGTGATaccggtatatccagggctccgtgtttgccccactcTTACTTTTGTGTGATaccggtatatccagggctccgtgtttgccctactcttatatttgtatgtgtgatactggtatatccagggccccttgtttgccctacttttacTTTTGTGTGATACCGGTATATCCAGGTCtttgtgtttgccctactcttactTTTGTATGTGTGATaccggtatatccagggctctGTGTTTGCTCTATTCTTACTTTTGTATGTGTGATaccggtatatccagggctctgtgtttgccctactcttatatttgtatgtgtgatatcggtatatccagggctccgtgtttgccctattcttacCTTTGTATGTGTGATaccggtatatccagggctccgtgtttgccctactcttatatttgtatgtgtgatATCGGTATATCCAGTgctctgtgtttgccctactcttactTTTGTATGTGTGATATCGGTATATCCAGTgctctgtgtttgccctactcttacttttgtatgtgtgattccagtatatccagggctccgtgtttgccctactcttatatttgtatgtgtgatATCGGTATATCCAGTgctctgtgtttgccctactcttacaTCTGTATGTGTGATATCGGTATATCCAgtgctccgtgtttgccctactcttactTTTGTATGTGTGATACCGGTATATCAAGGGctctgtgtttgccctattcttacATTTGTATGTGTGATAtaggtatatccagggctctgtgtttgccctactcttacttttgtatgtgtgatatcggtatatccagggctctgtgtttgccctactcttactTTTGTATGTGTGATaccggtatatccagggctccgtgtttgctctactcttaCTTTTGTATGTGTGATaccggtatatccagggctccgtgtttgccccactcttatatttgtatgtgtgatATCGGTATATCCAgtgctccgtgtttgccctactcttaccTTTGTGTGATaccggtatatccagggctccgtgtttgccctactcttatatttgtatgtgtgataccggtatatccagggctctgtgtttgccctactcttatatttgtatgtgtgataccggtatatccagggctccgtgtttgccctactcttatatttgtatgtgtgataccggtatatccagggctccgtgtttgctctactcttaCTTTTGTATGTGTGATaccggtatatccagggctccgtgtttgccctactcttatatttgtatgtgtgatATCGGTATATCCAGGtctctgtgtttgccctactcttactTTTGTATGTGTGAtactggtatatccagggccccttgtttgccctactcttactTTTGTGTGATaccggtatatccagggctccgtgtttgccctactcttatatttgtatgtgtgataccggtatatccagggctccgtgtttgctctattcttacttttgtattccttatagaattTGTGTGATACATCACCGTTCGTGATCTTTACTTTTTACATACTGATGAATGAGTTTGTCAATCATATAGGATGTATCAGTGAGTGTTTTACAGGGGACAATGACAGACGTTAACAGAAAAATGAATCGCTGAcaacagttcgttatcttcatcatTTCTATTATTGTATAGGACATGGAGTGTATGTTCTGACGATTTGCGCATACAAACCTGAAAATCTTATCCTTTCACCCTATTTTGGGAATAGACTGCAGTCAAATTTTCAAATAGATCTGGTTTCCAAGACCTTGATATTCAGTCAATAAAATTCAGGTATGATTAAGTCTACATgtataagttttaaattatCAATAAATCATTACCTTCATTTGAATCAAAGTCTAGGGACGACAACGGAGATTTCTGATTCTCTGATTGATaagaatttgaaagaaaatgaaattatatactTTTATCCCTTTTAATAGGATTCATATCTTAGCGACTTTCACGATAAGGCAAGAGTGCCAATTTAGCGCTGAGCTGTATATCATTACTATACATAGGATAAGTGCTAAATACATAAAATTAGTGCTAAATATATGAAATTAGTGCTAAATATCTAGAATTAGTGCTAGATACATAGACTTGATGTTAAAAAACACAGAGAATTAGtgttaaatacatagaattagTGCTAGATACATAGAATTAGTGTTAAATATATAGAATCACTGCTAAATACATAGAATTAGtgttaaatacataaaattaGTGCTAAATATATGAAATTAGTGCTAAAAATCTAGAATTAGTGCTAAATATCTAGAATTAGTGATAGATACATAGAATAAGTGCTAAATACATAGAATAAGTGATAGATACATAGAATTAGtgttaaatacataaaattaGTGCTAAATACATAGAATTAGTGATAGATACATAGAATAAGTGCTAAATATACAGAATCAGCAAACCATCTCTTGCATTGCATTCTAAAATGGTAGAcgtcattacatgtattgataaagaaaatacaaaatgattTATATCTACTCTGACCGGTGGAGAGTATATACTTCATGGtacatattttgacataaaTGAACTTCTTTATCTAAACCTTGATacaagtaaagtttataaaggACACAAGGAGTTTAATATCGCTATGAAGCTTATGcagtatttatatttcattcataaatgttatttcgttactagcttgaaaatacggatgtatatttaattgctgttataaaatttagaaatttatttcaaaattaaggattatctccctcatgcatagctcttattcttggatgaatttggctccacttgtttggcacgctgtttttggctatatttagctctaaaacttcatagttatttcggatttcaaacatttcggttgagcatcactgaagagacattatttgtcgaaatgcgcatctggtgcatcaaaataggtaccgtataagttttacattatgacccttgggtcgaggcctctgctggtggactgttagtccccgagggtctctacagtccagtagctaagtacttcgttactagcttgaaaatacggatgtatatttaattgctgttataaaatttagaaatttatttcaaaattaaggattatctccctcatgcatagctcttatccttggatgaatttggctccacttgttcatagttatttcggatttcaaacatttcgattgagcatcactgaagagacattatttgtcgaaatgcgcatctggtgcatcaaaattggtaccgtataagttttacattagaagGTTATAATGAATACTAAATTGTacttatatttcattcataaaatgttactAGAAGGTTATAAGGAAGACTAAGTcgtatttatatttcattcatagaATGTTACTACAACGTTATAATGAAGACTAAGTTGTacttatatttcattcatagaAGGTTACTACAAAGTTAGAATAAGCATGGATACATCCTTTGAATAcgactatatacaatgtatatgataataataatattattaatAATGCGAAATTCTTTGTTTAGGCAGGATATCACAATTAGTatcaaatgactagtttacattctGGTCCTGTATAatacatattcacagacagataaatgagagaatagaaaaataaataacataatataaaatatatacacgaTATCACCAGGAGAAAATAAacctatacatatatatatatatattgtcactGTTTTTAGTTAACATTCTgtaaatatgctgatttaaaagatgcaatacaaccacagcttctgacagactcaAGCAACTGGatccataaaattgtggagaataccttaaaagaccgattataatattcagttcgaactttgggtaaatataaaata contains:
- the LOC130047152 gene encoding ankyrin repeat domain-containing protein 50-like, which produces NDENGDTPLVTACREGHVDVVKYLLKAGADITEQDKFGHTPLVTACFHGHIKVVEGLVKAKANVNLQDGEGNTPLVAACRKGHVGVVDVLVEAKADLKKSDANGDTSLETACFHGHISVVDELVKAKANVNLQDGNGNTPLVAACRKGHVGVVELLVNAGVDIYKYDEHGYTPLVTACRRGHVGVVEVLMAAGADLKKSDENGYTPLVTACHEGHVDVVKYLLKSGADITERVKVGHTPLVTACFDGHISVVDELVKAKANVNLQDGKGNTPLVSACHKGHASVVELLVKAGADINKSDKYGTIPLVAACLHGHARVMDKLVELGADVNRKHGTGYTPLGYASFKGHVDMVKMLLKYGADINQRDTKGRTALEIANKNKNKRVIEELEKAFISHQSPE